The genomic region TGATAAAGATATTAGACGCATCGTCGATAGAAAAGAAGAAGAAAAGAAGCTCGAAAAAGAACCCAAACAGCATAAATAATTTATATTATATCTGGAAATCATAATATAAATTTCAAAAAAAATCTGAGTTAAATTTGACAAACAATAGTGCGTTTTGATTTTTTATCAAAAAAATATTGAAAATTATATAGGAGATGCCGATGAGTAAAGAAACGCCATTCTACAATATTCACAAAAAATTGGGTGCGAAATTTGTAGATTTTGCCGGCTTCAAAATGCCGGTTCAGTACAAAAAAGGAATCGTTCATGAGCATAATATTGTTCGGGAAAAAGTGGGTATGTTTGACCTAACCCATATGGGCGAGTTTATTGTCAGAGGTCCAAAACGGTTGGAGTTTTTGCAAAAAATGACTGTTAATGATCTCTCTCAAATTGAAGTCGGGCAGGTTCAATACACAAATATGTGTTATCCCACCGGTGGCATTGTGGACGATCTTCTCATTTATCGTTATGAAGATATCTATTATCTCGTAGTAAACGCTTCCAATCTGGAAAAGGATTTTGCCTGGTTAAAAGATCATCTTGTTCAAGGTGTAGAATTGGAAGATGTCAGCGATAAAACCGCTCTGATTGCCGTGCAAGGTCCAGATGCCCAAACCGTCGTTCAAAAAATAATCTTGGATGACCTCTCTCAAATTGGTTATTACCATTTCATTGATACTAAAATTGGTGATGTTGATGTGCTCGTTTCCCGAACCGGTTACACTGGTGAAGACGGATTTGAAATTTATTTCACAGAGCTCGATAAAGCGGAAGAATTGTGGGAAAAAATTGAAGAAGCCGGAAAAGAATTTGAAATTGAGCCAATCGGTCTTGGGGCGAGAGACACTTTGCGGCTGGAAATGAAATATCCTTTATATGGAAATGATATTGATCAAGATACAAATTCTCTTGAAGCCGGGCTGCGTTGGTTTGTGAAACTCGATAAAGGTGATTTTATTGGAAAAGAGGTGTTGGAAAAAGTGGCAAAGAATAAAATCCAAAGAAAACTCGTTCCCTTTGTAATGGAAGATAAAGGTGTTCCACGTCCACATTACAAAATATTTGCAAATGGAAAAGAAATCGGAGAAGTAAGAAGCGGAACAATGTCCCCGAGTTTGAAAAAAGGAATTGGAACCGGTTACGTTCCACGTGAATTCATGAAAAGTGGGAATGAAATCGAAATTCAGGTAAGAAAAAAAATGCTAAAGGCAAAAGTTATTAAACCGCCATTCTATAAAGATGGTTCTATCAAGCGTTAAATTTATTAAAAACAAAAGAGGTGAAAAATGATTAAAGAAGATTTGCAATATACCGAAACTCACGAATGGGTAAAAGTAGAAGGAAAAATAGCAACTATTGGAATTACCGATTATGCCCAACACGAACTCGGTGATATCGTATTCGTTGAGCTGCCGGAAATCAAAGATGAAATTGACCAGGAAGATGTATTGGCTACGATTGAAGCTGTTAAAGCCGTAGAAGAAATTTATTCCCCTATTAGCGGTATCGTGCTGGAAATAAACGATGACCTTGAAGATGATTCTGAACTTATTAACTCCAGCCCTTACGATGAAGGTTGGATCGTGAAAATGGAAATAACAAATATGGATGAACTTGGAAATTTGCTTACTGCCGACGCTTACTCGAAACTTATCGGAGAATAGATTGGCTATCATTCTCTAAATTTTCTGTCGTTCAATTCGGTTGGAAGTTTTGATAAACTTGACACTGACTTCTATGAAATACAAATGAGAAATATTAAAACAATGAAACAATAAGGTTTTTTGATCTGAGAATTTTATAATGATTGAGAAAACTTAAAGAAAGGAAAAGTATGAAAAAAATTATGACAATTTTATTTGCAATGAGTTTGGTGCTATTCACAGCCGCTCTTTTTGCAAATAATGAGCACCCCTCACAGTGCATAACGTTGAATTCTCACAATCAGATTCAGGATGAGACTCGGGATTATGGCTGGGTCGAACAAGCCTCCGGATTTTCAGAAACATCTCGCGGTATTAATTTTATGAATGTTGTGGATGAAAACATTGTCTGGGCAACAGCCTATGATGGTTCCGGTGGTGGAGGATCTGTACATGAATTCACCCGCACCGTAAATGGTGGTGAACTTTGGGTTGCAGGAGAAATTGATGTAACCGACCCGAATTTGGAGCCTGCAATGGTTTTTGCACTTGATGACCAAAAAGCATGGTGCCCGATGCACTCCGGAAGTCCAGGTGGAATTTATCACACTTCTGATGGAGGCGAAAATTGGG from Candidatus Cloacimonadota bacterium harbors:
- the gcvT gene encoding glycine cleavage system aminomethyltransferase GcvT, yielding MSKETPFYNIHKKLGAKFVDFAGFKMPVQYKKGIVHEHNIVREKVGMFDLTHMGEFIVRGPKRLEFLQKMTVNDLSQIEVGQVQYTNMCYPTGGIVDDLLIYRYEDIYYLVVNASNLEKDFAWLKDHLVQGVELEDVSDKTALIAVQGPDAQTVVQKIILDDLSQIGYYHFIDTKIGDVDVLVSRTGYTGEDGFEIYFTELDKAEELWEKIEEAGKEFEIEPIGLGARDTLRLEMKYPLYGNDIDQDTNSLEAGLRWFVKLDKGDFIGKEVLEKVAKNKIQRKLVPFVMEDKGVPRPHYKIFANGKEIGEVRSGTMSPSLKKGIGTGYVPREFMKSGNEIEIQVRKKMLKAKVIKPPFYKDGSIKR
- the gcvH gene encoding glycine cleavage system protein GcvH — its product is MIKEDLQYTETHEWVKVEGKIATIGITDYAQHELGDIVFVELPEIKDEIDQEDVLATIEAVKAVEEIYSPISGIVLEINDDLEDDSELINSSPYDEGWIVKMEITNMDELGNLLTADAYSKLIGE